GTAGAAAGGCCGAAGCCGCCGTGCGACCCGAGTGTTCTTTGGCCTCGGAAAACAAGCGCCGCAGGTCGCGATCGTAAACCGCCGCATGCTCGGTGCTATAGCGGGCCCGTTTCTCGTCGTAGTGCTCGCGCAGGGTTTTCTTCAACTGGGCGAGCGAATCGACTTTTTGCCGCGTCCGCACGGGAGGAACCATGTTCGACAGCTGCTTCATCAGCTCGTCGACATAGCGCAGCTTTTTTATCGCCGGCCAGCCGGCGTACTGCGTACGCCAGCGCGAGCCCGGTCGCAGCCACACGGCGAACGATTCGGCAAAATCTTCCGAGGGATGGCTCTGGGCGTACCAGGAATCCAGATGCAGCACGAATCGCTTGCTGTAGGGTTTGGGCGAATAGAATTCCGGATACGGTTGAGTGGAACTGCCGAACAGTGCGCGCCAGCGCTGCCGGCGGTGCAGACGAAAGGCGTTGTCGATGGCATGCCCCACTTCGTGCCGCAGAATGCGCAGGCACCATTGGCGCGTTCCCCCCTCGACTTCCAACATCTGCCGCTGCTCGAGCTTCATCAACCGCGGATGGGCCAGATAGAACGGAATCGCCACGCCGGGCACGCCGTCGGGCGAGAACCATTCTTCAGAGAGCCAATAGGCGGGCCGAAATTTCAGGTTACGGCGGCCCAACTCGTCGTTGATGCGGCCGACGCGTTCTTCCAACATCGACCCTTCGATGCGGACTCCCAGATCGCACAACCGCCAATCGAGCAACTCACGATCGGGCAGGTGCGACCAGGCCGGCTCGCGCACGCGCCGCCGTGGCGCACTCAAGAGGGCGGCGATATGTCGAGACCGGGAACGCACGAGTTGCAAAGTCTCCGTGTTATCGCAGAGCCGCGAGACGCCGAGGGGGGGGCGTGCGCGTGAACGCGACTGTCGTCCGTCGGCACGTTAGCGGGACAAGCCCACGGGGGACATGATGGCCAAAGCTTGCGGCGGCGCAAAGGTCGCCGCAAGGTTAGTCTATCTTATGGATGCTCGCGGCGGCGGCCTGAACGGCCGGCTCTGCCCGAGCGCCACGGGACATTCCTTCGACAAGACGTCCGTACGGGCGGAACTTCAGCATGCCCGGGATGCTGGAAGCCGGCCCAGTGAAATGTTATCATCGGAGGATTTTATGGCTCGACGCGGGGGCGTTCTGGCCTGGTTGCCCGGGCGGACTTGACCCGTCGCGGCCCTGACTTCCCCCTATTGATGGCATTCCTGGCCGCCGCAACGGCGCGACTGGGCCGGTGAACGGATTCAAAGCACATAAGGAACTCCCCGCGGTGGCTCGTCGCAACGACATTCAGAAGATTCTGTTGATTGGCTCAGGACCGATCGTGATCGGCCAGGCCTGCGAGTTCGATTATTCCGGTACTCAGGCTTGCAAGGCGCTGCGTGAGGAAGGTTACGAAGTCGTGCTGGTGAACTCGAATCCGGCCACGATCATGACCGATCCCGAGACGGCCGATCGCACCTACATCGAGCCGCTCACCTGGGAGATCGTCGCCAAGGTCATCGAGGCCGAGCGGCCCGACGCCATTCTGCCGACCTTGGGGGGCCAGACCGGGCTGAACCTGGCGATGGACCTGCACAGGCACGGCGTGCTTGAGCGCTTCGGCGTGGAGATGATCGGCGCCAAGCCCGACGTGATCGACAAGGCCGAGAACCGCCGCCGCTTTGCCGAGGCCATGCGCAAGATTGGCCTGGAAGTTTGCCGCGGCGAGACGATCGGCAATCTCGACGACGCCCGCCGCGTGCTGCAACAGGTCGGGTTGCCGTGCATCGTACGGCCCAGCTTCACGATGGGGGGGAGCGGCTCGTCGATAGCCTACAACCGGGAAGCGTTCGACGACCTGGTCAGCCGCGGCCTCGAGTTGTCACCGATCCACGAAGTATTGATCGAAGAATCGATCATCGGCTGGAAAGAGTACGAGATGGAGGTGATGCGCGATGTCGACGACAACGTCGTAATCATCTGCTCGATCGAGAACTTCGACCCGATGGGGGTCCACACAGGCGATTCGATCACCGTGGCGCCGGCCCAAACGCTTTCTGACAAAGAATATCAGCGGATGCGTGACGCCTCGCAGGCCGTGATCCGTGAGATCGGCGTCGAGACCGGCGGATCGAACATCCAGTTCGCCATCGACCCGCGCTCGGGACGGATGATCGTCGTCGAGATGAATCCGCGCGTCAGCCGCTCTAGCGCCTTGGCCTCGAAGGCCACGGGCTTTCCGATCGCCAAGATCGCCGCCAAGCTGGCCGTCGGCTACCGGCTGCATGAGTTGCCGAACGACATCACGCGCGAAACGATGGCGTGCTTCGAGCCGACCATTGATTACGTGGTCACCAAGATCCCCCGCTTTGCCTTCGAAAAGTTTGCCGAAGCTGATTCGACGCTGACCACGCAGATGAAAAGCGTCGGCGAAACGATGGCCATCGGACGCACATTCAAGGAATCGTTTCAGAAGGCCCTGCGCGGGCTAGAGGTCGGCGCCTTCGGGTTCGGCTGCGACGGCAAGGATCTGTGGGGCACATCTCAGCAACCATCGATCGAAGAGATTCGCGCCAAGCTATCCACGCCCAACCCCGATCGTGTCTGGTATCTGCGCTATGCATTCAAAGCCGGGATGACGATCGACGATATCTATCAGCTGACGGGCATCGATCCCTGGTTCCTGGATAACCTGCTGGGAATTGTGGATTTGGAGAATGAACTGCGCAGTCTCGAATCGCTAGCCAACGTCGACGACGTGCTACTGCGGCGCACCAAGCAGGCCGGTTTTTCCGACCGGCAACTGGCCACGATCTTTGACACGAGCGAAGGAGAAGTCCGCGCCGAGCGCAAGCGACGAGGCATCGTGGCCACCTTCAAGTCGGTGGATACCTGCGCTGCCGAGTTCCAGGCTTACACGCCCTACTACTACTCCACGTACGAGGACGAAGACGAGACGCCCCCCAAGCGGCGTGGCGTCAAGCGGATCGTCGTGCTAGGGGGCGGGCCCAACCGCTTCGGGCAGGGAATTGAATTCGATTATTGCTGCTGCCACGCCAGCTTCGCACTGCGCGAGTTGGGAATCGAGTCGATCATGGTCAACTCGAATCCCGAAACCGTCAGCACCGATTACGACACCAGCGACTTGCTGTTCTTCGAGCCGCTTACGACCGAAGACGTGCTGAACATCTGCGATCGCGTGCAGCCGGACGGCGTGATCGTGCAATTCGGCGGCCAGACGCCGTTGAACCTGTCGCGCGCGCTGGCCACTTGCGGCGTGCCGATCATCGGCACCAGCGTCGACACGATCGAGGACGCCGAAGACCGCGAGAAGTTCCAGCGACTGCTGCACCGGTTGGACCTGCGCCAGCCGGCCAACGCCATCGTGCGTACGATGAACGAGGCCCGCGCCGAGGCGGCCAAAGTCGGCTTTCCGGCCCTGGTGCGGCCCAGCTACGTGCTCGGCGGGCGTGCCATGGAGATTTGCTACGACCAGGCGCAGTTCGAGCGCTATGTGGCCGAGGCGTTTCTCGTCGCCCAGGGGCAACCGGTGCTGATCGACCGGTTCTTGGAAGACGCTATCGAGGTGGATGTCGATGCCGTGGCTGATGGCGAGCGAACCATCGTCGCCGGAATCATGGAACATATCGAAGAAGCGGGCGTCCACTCGGGCGATTCGGCCTGTGCGCTGCCGGCCTACAGCCTGCCCGGCCCGGTGTTGGCCGAAATCCGCGCGGCCACGGAAAAGCTCGCGCGACAGATGCAGGTCAAAGGGTTAATGAACATTCAGTTCGCCGTCAAGAAAGAGGATGACCGGCTTAATGTCTATGTGCTGGAGGTGAATCCGCGTGCCAGCCGCACATCGCCCTTCGTTTCCAAGGCCACCGGCATGCCACTGGCCAAAGTTGCGGCAAAGATCATGGCGGGCGTATCGCTGGCCGAGCAAGGCTATGAAAACGATCCCATCCCCAGCCATGTGTCGGTCAAGGAGAGTGTCTTTCCGTTTATCAAGTTCGCCGGCGTCGATATCGTGCTAGGGCCCGAGATGCGCTCGACCGGTGAAGTCATGGGAATCAGCGATCGGTTTTCGATTGCCTTTGCCAAAAGCCAGTTGGCTGCCGGGGTCGTGCTACCCACGCAAGGGACCATCTTCCTCAGCCTGACGGCGCGCACCAAGAAGTACGTCGTCCCGATCGGGAAGAAGCTGGTGGCCTTGGGTTTCAGCATAGTTGCCACGGCCGGCACGGCGCAGACGCTGGAAGACGCCGGCATCCAGGTGAAGCGCGTCAAGAAGCTGCAAGAAGGGCATCCCAACCTGCTCGATCATTTGATCGACGGACAAATTCATCTGATCATCAACACGCCCAGCGGCAAGGGAGCCCGCACCGACGAGGGGCGCATCCGCGCGGCGGCCGTGGCGCATGGCGTGCCGTGCATCACCACGATCCCCGCGGCCGAAGCCGCGCTGCGGGCGATGGAGGC
Above is a window of Pirellulales bacterium DNA encoding:
- the carB gene encoding carbamoyl-phosphate synthase large subunit — translated: MARRNDIQKILLIGSGPIVIGQACEFDYSGTQACKALREEGYEVVLVNSNPATIMTDPETADRTYIEPLTWEIVAKVIEAERPDAILPTLGGQTGLNLAMDLHRHGVLERFGVEMIGAKPDVIDKAENRRRFAEAMRKIGLEVCRGETIGNLDDARRVLQQVGLPCIVRPSFTMGGSGSSIAYNREAFDDLVSRGLELSPIHEVLIEESIIGWKEYEMEVMRDVDDNVVIICSIENFDPMGVHTGDSITVAPAQTLSDKEYQRMRDASQAVIREIGVETGGSNIQFAIDPRSGRMIVVEMNPRVSRSSALASKATGFPIAKIAAKLAVGYRLHELPNDITRETMACFEPTIDYVVTKIPRFAFEKFAEADSTLTTQMKSVGETMAIGRTFKESFQKALRGLEVGAFGFGCDGKDLWGTSQQPSIEEIRAKLSTPNPDRVWYLRYAFKAGMTIDDIYQLTGIDPWFLDNLLGIVDLENELRSLESLANVDDVLLRRTKQAGFSDRQLATIFDTSEGEVRAERKRRGIVATFKSVDTCAAEFQAYTPYYYSTYEDEDETPPKRRGVKRIVVLGGGPNRFGQGIEFDYCCCHASFALRELGIESIMVNSNPETVSTDYDTSDLLFFEPLTTEDVLNICDRVQPDGVIVQFGGQTPLNLSRALATCGVPIIGTSVDTIEDAEDREKFQRLLHRLDLRQPANAIVRTMNEARAEAAKVGFPALVRPSYVLGGRAMEICYDQAQFERYVAEAFLVAQGQPVLIDRFLEDAIEVDVDAVADGERTIVAGIMEHIEEAGVHSGDSACALPAYSLPGPVLAEIRAATEKLARQMQVKGLMNIQFAVKKEDDRLNVYVLEVNPRASRTSPFVSKATGMPLAKVAAKIMAGVSLAEQGYENDPIPSHVSVKESVFPFIKFAGVDIVLGPEMRSTGEVMGISDRFSIAFAKSQLAAGVVLPTQGTIFLSLTARTKKYVVPIGKKLVALGFSIVATAGTAQTLEDAGIQVKRVKKLQEGHPNLLDHLIDGQIHLIINTPSGKGARTDEGRIRAAAVAHGVPCITTIPAAEAALRAMEALREEELTVQALQDRFPVVAKEV
- a CDS encoding putative zinc-binding metallopeptidase; amino-acid sequence: MRSRSRHIAALLSAPRRRVREPAWSHLPDRELLDWRLCDLGVRIEGSMLEERVGRINDELGRRNLKFRPAYWLSEEWFSPDGVPGVAIPFYLAHPRLMKLEQRQMLEVEGGTRQWCLRILRHEVGHAIDNAFRLHRRQRWRALFGSSTQPYPEFYSPKPYSKRFVLHLDSWYAQSHPSEDFAESFAVWLRPGSRWRTQYAGWPAIKKLRYVDELMKQLSNMVPPVRTRQKVDSLAQLKKTLREHYDEKRARYSTEHAAVYDRDLRRLFSEAKEHSGRTAASAFLRRLRPDLRELVSHWTGAHQYTIDQVLQEMIARCRELKLRVHRSDQQTKRDALVLLTVHTMNYLHAGHHRLAL